In the Thermodesulfobacteriota bacterium genome, CCCGCCTACAAGGCCGCCGCAATCGAGGTGGCCGCCTCCACCAACGGCCAGCTCATGCCCCCGATCATGGGCGCGGCCGCCTTCATCATGGCGGAGATCCTGGGCATCCCATACCTCGATGTGGTGCGGGCCGCCCTCATCCCGGCCGTCGTCTCGTACCTGGCGCTCTTCTACGTCGTGCACCTGGAAGCCCTGAAGCTCGGCATCCGGGCCATCCCCCGGGCGGAGCTCCCCCCCTTCGTGAAGACCTTTCTGGGGGGCCTCCACTACCTGATCCCGCTCGGGGTGCTGCTCTTCTACCTGGTGGTGCTCCGGCGCTCGGCCATCACCTCGGCGCTGCTGGCCATCGAGTCGTTGACGGTGATCATGCTCGTGCAGCGCCCGATCCTGGCGTGGTTGGGGCTGGGAGCGCTCCAGCGGGCCGGGGAACTCGAGGGTGCCGCCAAGGGCCCCGTGCTCGCCGCGGCTGCCGTGCAGGGAGTGCGGGATGTCTGGACTGGGCTTATCGACGGCGCCCGGAACATGATCTCCGTGGGGGTGGCCACCGCCGCCGCCGGCATCATCGTGGGGGTGGTGACGAGCACGGGGCTCGTGGGGCGGTTCGTGACCCTGATCGACACGATCTCCATGGGCAACGTGGTGCTCATGCTCGTCTTCACCGCGATCACCAGCATGATCCTGGGGATGGGTTTGCCTACGACCGCGAACTACATCGTCATGGCGACCCTCACGGCCCCGGTCATCGTGGAACTCGGGGCCCAGCACGGCCTGGTCTTTCCCCTCATCGCCGCCCATCTCTTCGTGTTCTACTTCGGCATCCTGGCCGACGACACGCCCCCGGTCGGGCTCGCGGCCTATGCGGCGGCGGCCATTGCCCGGTCCGACCCCATCAAGACCGGCCTTCAGGGTTTTTCCTACGATCTGCGCACGGCGATCCTGCCCTTCATCTTCCTCTACAACACGGACCTCCTCATGGTGGACTCCGTGGACGCCCTGGGGCACATCGTGTGGATCACGAGCCCGCTCAAGATCGCCTGGATCTTCGTCGTCTCGGTGCTCGCCATGTTCGCCTTTGCCGCGGCGCTGCGGGGCTTCTTCGGCGACCGGTGCACGTGGTACGAGCGGCTCTTCCTGCTGGTGCTCTGCACCGTGATGTTTCGCCCGGCGATCTACGCCGACTTCCTCCCCTTCGGGCGCGAGCCCGTGCAGGCCATCGGCGTCGTGCTGTACTGGGCGCTCTTCTTCTACCAGAAGCGCCGAGCCCGGGGCCGGCCCCAGGTTCCGGCCGCCGCGTGACCGCGACGATGTCGGTCCTCACCCCGGTGGGGGGCGGGGGTTCGTAGGGGCGCACAGCCTGCGCCCGGAACCGGCTGAGCGCCGCCGGGAGTTCGGGCGCGCCGCAGGGATCCACGTGGCCCTTGGTCACCCGGTCCAAATCGAAATCGATAGCGAAATCGACCCCGACCCCCGATTGCGATTTCGATTCCGCCCGGCACAAGCGAAAGGAACGGTCACGCCTCGATGGTCTGAGGCCCAGCCTCGCTGGAGGAGAAAGTTCATGTACCGACACATCCTGGTGCCCGTCGACGTGGAGTGGCAGACCGAGCGGCGCCCCGGCCTGGAGACCGCCGCCCGGCTGTGCCAGTGCTTCGGGGCGCAGCTCCACGTGATGACGGTGGTGCCCGACATGGGGCTGCCCCTGGTGGGTCAGTTCTTCCCGAAGGGGGCGGAGGAGGCGATGGTGGAAGAGGCCAAGGCGGCGCTCCACGACCTCGTGAAGCAGAAGATTCCGGCGGGGATCGAGGTCCAGGTGGTCGTGGCCCAGGGGTCGGTGTACCGGCGCGTACTGGAGATGGCCGAGACCATCGGGGCCGACCTCATCGTCATGGCCGCCCACCACCCCGAAGGGAGTGAGCGCCTGCTCGGCCCCAACGCGAGCCGCGTGGCGCGGCACGCCCCCTGCTCGGTGCTGGTAGCCCGGCCGTAGCCGCTCCACTATCTGCCGGGGGGCGGGGGTCTCCCCGTAGGCGGCGCAGGCGGCCTTGGCGACGCCCTTGCGGACTGGAGATCCCCTTGCTTCCCCCGCTGGAACGCACCGGACTCCCACAAATTCGCGGGATCCTGCGTCGCCGGAGGGGAGGCCCCCGTCCCCCGCACCGTTCACCCTCACCCCCTGCCGGAAGCCCGCTCCCACTCGGCTTCGAGGGAGCCCTTGCGCCACTCGCTGGCGCAAAAGGCGCAGCGCGCCCGCAGCTCGCCCTCCTGCTCCAGCACCTCGCGCACCTCCTCGGGTCCCAGGGCCGAGAGGGTCGCCT is a window encoding:
- a CDS encoding universal stress protein, whose amino-acid sequence is MYRHILVPVDVEWQTERRPGLETAARLCQCFGAQLHVMTVVPDMGLPLVGQFFPKGAEEAMVEEAKAALHDLVKQKIPAGIEVQVVVAQGSVYRRVLEMAETIGADLIVMAAHHPEGSERLLGPNASRVARHAPCSVLVARP
- a CDS encoding TRAP transporter fused permease subunit — translated: AFSGLGGFRGGPAKAAVVASGLTGLVSGSSIANTVTTGTFTIPLMKKVGLPAYKAAAIEVAASTNGQLMPPIMGAAAFIMAEILGIPYLDVVRAALIPAVVSYLALFYVVHLEALKLGIRAIPRAELPPFVKTFLGGLHYLIPLGVLLFYLVVLRRSAITSALLAIESLTVIMLVQRPILAWLGLGALQRAGELEGAAKGPVLAAAAVQGVRDVWTGLIDGARNMISVGVATAAAGIIVGVVTSTGLVGRFVTLIDTISMGNVVLMLVFTAITSMILGMGLPTTANYIVMATLTAPVIVELGAQHGLVFPLIAAHLFVFYFGILADDTPPVGLAAYAAAAIARSDPIKTGLQGFSYDLRTAILPFIFLYNTDLLMVDSVDALGHIVWITSPLKIAWIFVVSVLAMFAFAAALRGFFGDRCTWYERLFLLVLCTVMFRPAIYADFLPFGREPVQAIGVVLYWALFFYQKRRARGRPQVPAAA